CCCACGTAGGGAAGGGTTCACTTGGGTTGATCTGCCCCACGGCGCAATGTCGCCCGACCGGCTCCCTTCCACCGTGTCACCAAGCCCTTGTTCGTCTGCTCTGGCCGATGAGATCGCTGACATGGAGCCGGCGCCTGGTAGCGGACGGAAGACGGGTTCGACGAGGTGCCCGATCAGGTGCCCGATTAGGTGCCCGGAGGTGCCACCAACCATGGAAAGTGACGAGAGTCGATGAGAGATAATGGAAGACTCGAATCGTTCGAAACCCCAACTGGGGATTGGAGTTTCGAGTGATGATCAACGCTGTTGGCGACCACTGAGAGAAGTTGAGAATAGTCACTGTCAAGGTTGAGGGCCTAGTGCCCTAAATGGGCGTGGGGGTTCAAGTCCCCCCTCCGACACGAACCCCAAGTACATGGGGTTCTCCTGCGCCTACGTGTACCCGCCCGTCGGGGTAGTGGGTGAGGTTGACACCGAGTTCTTCGTAGATGGCCCGCTTGTCGGCCGGGTCGGCATCGGCCAGTACCGCCACGATGTCGCGTAGCTGGGCGACGAGTGCCTTGATTTCGTTCTCGGTGAGTTTGCGTGGGGTGGGTTTGCGGCCGAGTTCTCGTTCGAGGTTTCTGCGTTCTCGTTCGACTTCGGCGATCCAGGTGGCGGCGACGGTGATGTCGCTGTCGTGTTCGAGGAGTGCCCGGTACTTGGCGAGTTTGGTGTCGCATTCTTTGAGCTGGCGGCGCAGCTGAAGGATGCGACCTTGGTCGTCGTCTGGGGCGGCCCCGCTGGCGGCGGCCAGTGCCTGGGTGGTGGTATCGATGTGGTCATCGTCGAAGAGGCCGCCGATCCAGGTATCGAGTCCCGGCACGATGGCGTCCTCACGCACGTAGATGGTCTTGGCGTGTTGTTTCTCCCTCACGGCGTATTCGGTGGGGAACTTGCAGCGGTAGTACGGCTTGCCGTTGTTCCATGATCCTTGCATTCTGCGGTCACAGAGAGCGCAGCGGACCAGCCCTGAGAGCACGTAGGTGTGTTTGGTGCGATTCCGGCGGAGCGCGGCACGTTGGGAGCCCGCAAATATGTCCTGGGCCGCATTGAAGGTCTCGACGGAGATGATGGCGGCATGGGTCGGATCCTCAGACCAGACCCATTGGCTGGGGTCGTTCCATCGCATCTTGGTGTCATGGCCGAGGGCGACGTCATTCACGTCAATGAGGATCTCGTGGCGGCCCTGGCGGTTCCATACCTGGTACCCGGTGTAACGGGGATTCTTGAGAATGGCCCGAACCGCCGACTTCGACCAGGCGCCTCCACCGCTCGAGCGGTGACGGT
This genomic interval from Acidimicrobiia bacterium contains the following:
- a CDS encoding recombinase family protein, producing the protein MRFAFYGRVSTEDQQDPESSRNWQLARSRQLIDPAGGEIITEFFDIGQSRSLPWSRRPEATKLLQALADPDRGFDSVVIGEPQRAFYGNQFGLTFPVFVHYGIGLWVPEVGGAVDPGSDAHEMVMNLYGGMSKGERNRIKTRVRTAMAAQAAIEGRFLGGRPPYGYVLTDAGPHPNPAKAAAGQQLRRLEPDAKAGPVVQRIFTEFLAGRGLFAIAERLTADGILSPSGHDPARNRHRSSGGGAWSKSAVRAILKNPRYTGYQVWNRQGRHEILIDVNDVALGHDTKMRWNDPSQWVWSEDPTHAAIISVETFNAAQDIFAGSQRAALRRNRTKHTYVLSGLVRCALCDRRMQGSWNNGKPYYRCKFPTEYAVREKQHAKTIYVREDAIVPGLDTWIGGLFDDDHIDTTTQALAAASGAAPDDDQGRILQLRRQLKECDTKLAKYRALLEHDSDITVAATWIAEVERERRNLERELGRKPTPRKLTENEIKALVAQLRDIVAVLADADPADKRAIYEELGVNLTHYPDGRVHVGAGEPHVLGVRVGGGT